From Pseudomonas fluorescens:
ACCCCCCCCGGTGACAAAGAGCCTGAAGGATGAAAAGAAATCCTTTGGCAACGCTGGAACAGGGCCATGACGGCGCCCCCGAGGGGCGGTGAAAGGGCCCGGATCAACGAACCGCCGCTGCCCAGGCCGTGTTGCCGGTGGCCTGGGCGCGGCGCCTGTTTCATGCGGAGCGGGAAGCAGATTTGTCGGGGTTGAAAAAACGCGTCAACACCAGGCGATCCAAGGCCCATACGGTTATCAACGACGCGCCCACCAAGGGAAAAATGATCGCCAACCCGAGCATGATCACCAGGGCGGTTTTCCACTTCGGCAGGTCATGGCGCAGCGGCGGAACCCCCAGGCCACCCTGTGGCCGGCGTTTCCACCAGATCACCACGCCACTGACCGCACTGAGCAGGATCATCAGGCAGATCAGCAGCACGATCAGTTGGTTGACCCAGCCGAACATCTTGCCCTCATGCAGCATCACACCGGTCTCGGTCGCGCGTGCGACGATGCCGTAGTGTTCCCAGCGCACGTCGGCCAGCACCTTGCCGGTGTATTGATCCACATGCAGGGTGGCGTCGTTGCGCGGGTCGTCGGCGAATACCGCGATGGTGAACACACCGTCGGCCGTGGTGGGGAACGTGATGCTGTAGCCGGGTTCGACCTTGCGTGCGTTGGCCAGCTCGACCACCTGTTGCAGGCTGACCGTGGGCGCGGCGGGAGCGGCGTGCGTGGCACCGTGCTGCATGTGCTCGGCATGGTCGCCGGACATCGGCATCGGCGTGTTTTCCATGGCCCAGGGCACGGTCTGCTGAGTCGCCGTGTTGAGCACCCGCGCCTGCTGGTCTGACTGCGGCACGTTGTTCCACATCGCCGCCGGGAAGGTGTTCCACAGGTCAGCGTATTGCTTGCCCCAGAAGCCCGTCCAGGTCATGCCGCTGAGCAGCATCACCAGCAAGAAGGCCGCGCCCCAGAAACCGGCGACCGCGTGCAGATCGCGCCAGAACACACGGCCACGACTGCTGAACCGTGGCCACAGCACCCCGGCCGAGGCCTTGCCGCGCGGCCACCACAGGTACAGGCCGGACACCACCAGCATCACGCCCCAACCGGCGGCAAGCTCCACCAGGCGATCGCCGACGGTGCCGATCATCAGCTCGCCATGCAGGGCGCGGGCGATGGCCTGCAGGTTGTACTTGGCATCCTGCTCACCCAGTACCGTACCGCGATAGGGGTCGACAAAGACCGTCACGTCGCGGCCGCCAGCGCGCATGACGAACTGTGCGCTGCTGGTGGCGTCGGCCGGTGGCAAGTACTTGCTGAGCTTGCCGTGGGGAAAGGCCGCCTGGGCCCGTTGCAGTTGCTCATCGGCACTCAACGCGTGCTCGGCGGTTTGCACCTTGAGCAGGTCGCCATACATCAGCGGGTCGAGCTGGGGCTTGAACAGGTAGATGATGCCGGTCAGGGCCAGCAGCACCATGAAAGGGGCGACGAAGAGCCCGGCGTAGAAGTGCCAGCGCCAGGCCAGGTTGTAGAAGGAGACTTTTTGAGTGGTCATTGGGGATGCTCCGCAAAGCTTGAATTGTTGTCGTTGGTCAGGCCGCCATCGGGGGCAAGCCCCCTCCCACATGTGGAATGCATTCCAATTGTGGGAGGGGGGCTTGCCCCCGATGCTTTTAGAAGCTCATGTCCACCTTGGTCCAGAGCGTGCGCCCCGGTTCCTTGATGGCTTGCGGGTCGCTGGCCGGGTAGCCGAACCCCGCGTTGCCGGCCAGGTTCAAGTGCTCGGCGTAGGCCTTGCCGAACAGGTTGTCGACGCCGGTGCTGACCTTGAAGTTTTTATTGATGCGGTACGCGCCGTTCAGCGAGAACACGCCAAAGCCACCGCTCTTGTCGTAGTCCTTGCCGACCACGTTGCCCGCGTTCTGGTCGATGCGGTTTTGTGCGGCGACCACGCGCCACAGGGCGCCGGCACTCCAGTCGTCCTCGCTGTAGGTCAGGCCCAGGCGTGCGTCCAGGGGCGGCATTTGCGGCAGGGCCTTGCCGTCGCTGCTGTTCTTGCCCCAGGCGTAGGCGAGGGTGGCGTCGGCCTTCCAGTTTGGGGTCAGCTTGTAGGCCGCGCCCAGTTCGCCGCCCATGATGCGCGCATCGACATTACGTGCCTGGGACGTGGTACCCATCATCCCAGGCTGGTAGTCGAACAGGATGAAATCGCGCACCTGGCCGATGTAGCCCGAGGCCCAGGCTTCAAGGTCGGCAGTCTTGTATTGCGCGCCGAAGTCGAGCTGGGTGGTTTTCTCCGGCTTCACGCCATCGAACGCGTTGACTGATCCGACCGCCCCGGTGTTGGGGGAAAACAGCTCCCAGTAATCCGGGAAGCGCTCCGAGTGGCCCAGGCCCGCATAGAGGGTCGTGGGGGTGTCGGCCAGGTCATGCTCATACCGCACAAAGCCCGAAGGCAGGGTGTCGGCGCGGGTGTCGTTGGCGGTCGGGTTGGGGCGGGCCATCATTCCCGAGCCGGTAGTCTGGCGGAAGTCCTTGGCCGAGGCGCGGTCCAGGCGTGCGCCGGTGACCAGGCGATCGCGGTCGGCGGCGTACCAGGTCAGTTCGCCGAACACGCCGTAGTTGTGGAAGTTGGCGTCCTTGTTGCGTGGCAGGTCCTTGTAGGTATCGATGCCCATGCTGCTGCGCTGGCGGTGTTCGTTGGTCTGCGCGTCCAGGCCACTGATGAGCTGTACATCGGCCCAGCGCCAGGTGGCCTTGATGCGCGCGCCGAGGGTGCGGCGGTCAACGTTGGAGGCCATGGGCCCGGCCATCATCCCGGTGCCCGACGGGACGCGCAGGCTGTAGTTGTCCATCACGTGGTCGGCGTAGTTGTAGTAGACCTGGGCTTCGACCTTATCCAGCACCTCGCCGAGATTGGATTTCTCGAAACGCAGGCCCAGGCTTTCGCGCAGGAACTGCGAGCCATCCATGCCGCGCCCGGCGTAGCGCGCCTCGCCATCGCCACGGCCGGCGGTGAGTTCGAGCAGGGTATCGGCGTCGGGGGTGAAGCCGACCGCGACGTCGCCGTTCCATTTGTCATAGCGCGAGGCGACGGTGTCGTTGTTGCCGTCCTTGTAGTCGTCGGCATGCGCCTGGTTGCCGATCACCCGCACATAGCCCAATGGCCCGCCAGCGGCGGCATCGATGACTTTGTCGAAGCGGCCGTTGGAGCCGGCCAGCACGCTGGCATTGATCCGCGTGCCGAGTTCGCCGAACTGCTCCGGCTCGCGCTCGAAGAGAATCGTGCCCGTCGAGGCGCCGGGTCCCCAGAGCACGGTCTGCGGGCC
This genomic window contains:
- a CDS encoding PepSY-associated TM helix domain-containing protein produces the protein MTTQKVSFYNLAWRWHFYAGLFVAPFMVLLALTGIIYLFKPQLDPLMYGDLLKVQTAEHALSADEQLQRAQAAFPHGKLSKYLPPADATSSAQFVMRAGGRDVTVFVDPYRGTVLGEQDAKYNLQAIARALHGELMIGTVGDRLVELAAGWGVMLVVSGLYLWWPRGKASAGVLWPRFSSRGRVFWRDLHAVAGFWGAAFLLVMLLSGMTWTGFWGKQYADLWNTFPAAMWNNVPQSDQQARVLNTATQQTVPWAMENTPMPMSGDHAEHMQHGATHAAPAAPTVSLQQVVELANARKVEPGYSITFPTTADGVFTIAVFADDPRNDATLHVDQYTGKVLADVRWEHYGIVARATETGVMLHEGKMFGWVNQLIVLLICLMILLSAVSGVVIWWKRRPQGGLGVPPLRHDLPKWKTALVIMLGLAIIFPLVGASLITVWALDRLVLTRFFNPDKSASRSA
- a CDS encoding TonB-dependent copper receptor, which translates into the protein MSRFTADSRLGNAPVFAVLCGALLAPQAHADEHAEHELTPTVITAIAPSSPLTVVTNPKDPRQPVPASDGGDYLKTIPGFALVRNGGTNGDPVLRGMFGSRLNILTNGSMMLGACPGRMDAPTSYISPETYDKLTVIKGPQTVLWGPGASTGTILFEREPEQFGELGTRINASVLAGSNGRFDKVIDAAAGGPLGYVRVIGNQAHADDYKDGNNDTVASRYDKWNGDVAVGFTPDADTLLELTAGRGDGEARYAGRGMDGSQFLRESLGLRFEKSNLGEVLDKVEAQVYYNYADHVMDNYSLRVPSGTGMMAGPMASNVDRRTLGARIKATWRWADVQLISGLDAQTNEHRQRSSMGIDTYKDLPRNKDANFHNYGVFGELTWYAADRDRLVTGARLDRASAKDFRQTTGSGMMARPNPTANDTRADTLPSGFVRYEHDLADTPTTLYAGLGHSERFPDYWELFSPNTGAVGSVNAFDGVKPEKTTQLDFGAQYKTADLEAWASGYIGQVRDFILFDYQPGMMGTTSQARNVDARIMGGELGAAYKLTPNWKADATLAYAWGKNSSDGKALPQMPPLDARLGLTYSEDDWSAGALWRVVAAQNRIDQNAGNVVGKDYDKSGGFGVFSLNGAYRINKNFKVSTGVDNLFGKAYAEHLNLAGNAGFGYPASDPQAIKEPGRTLWTKVDMSF